The genomic window TTCCAGCAGCGCGACGATGCGGGTCATCGACGGGGGCTGCACGTGCTCCTTGCGGGCCAGCTCACCGGGGGTGGCGGATCCGCAACGGGCCAGAGTGCCGAGCACCGACATCTCGGTGGGGCTCAGCGACTCGTCGACTCGCTGGTGCTTCAGGCGTCGGCCCAGCAGCATCACGGCGGAGCGAAGGGAGCTCACGGCGGCGGCACTTTCGCCGTCGTGGATCAGGTCAGGCATGTTCATTAGCGTAACTCATTAGCTCTGCTAAATACCAACCGGTGGTACACGCGCGAGAATCTGATCACCCGAACGAGTGAGTATGGGCCGGAAACCGCCCCGGAACGGCCATCCGTGCCGCGACCCTGCTTGGCATGGGATCGACAGTGCTCAGCCTGCGCATAGACGGTGAGCTGCTCGAGCGGCTCCGCCGGCACGCCGCCAGACGCGGCATGACCGTCCAGGACTACGTGGTCAGGACGCTCGTACGCGACGATTTCGACGAACGCTTCCACGCGGCCGTCGACGAGACGGAGAAGTTCTACGGGGCGGACCCCCGTCACCCGGACCCGGCCGACCGGGTCACCTGACGGAGATCCGCCCCGCAGGGGTGGAACGTCCGTACGCGCCTACGCGAGGCCGAGCCCCGGCATCGCGTAGTAGAAGACGAAGACCGCTGACACCACGTACATGGCGGTCGGCACCTCACGCCCCCGGCCCGCCACCAGGCGCATCACGCTGAAGGTGATGCAGCCGATGCCGATGCCGTTGGTGATCGAGTACGTGAACGGCATCATCAGCATCGCGAAGAAGGCCGGGACCGCGAGCGTCATGTCGCTCCAGTCCACGTCCCGCACATTGCCCGCGAGAATCAGGAACCCGACCGCGATCAGGGCCGGAGTGGCCGCCTGCGAGGGAACCATCGTCGCCAGCGGCGTCAGGAACAGCGCCACCGTGAAGAGCAGCCCGCTCACCACGCTCGCCAGCCCGGTGCGGGCTCCTTCGCCGACGCCCGCCGTGGACTCCACGAAGCACGTCGAGGCGGAGGACGAGCTCAGACCGCCCGCCGCGACGGCGACACCGTCGACGAACAGGACCCTGTTGATGCCCGGGAAGTTGCCGTTCCTGTCCATCAGCTTCGCCTCGTCGCCGACACCGAGGATGGTGCCCATCGCGTCGAAGAAGCAGGACAGCAGCACGGTGAAGACGAAGAGGATGCCGGTCACCACCCCGACCTTCCCGAAGCCGCCGAACAGGCTGACGTGGCCGATCAGACCGAAGTCGGGCGACGACACCGGATTCCCGGGCCACTTCGGGACGGTCAGGCCCCAGGCGTCGGCCGGCAGGTCCGCGACGGCCTCGATGACCAGCGCCAACACCGTCATGACGACGATGGAGATCAGGATCGCGCCGGACACCTTGCGCACGATCAGCCCGAGGGTCAGCAGCGTGCCGAGGATGAAGACCAGCACGGGCCAGCCGTGGAGGTGACCGTCATTGCCGAGCTGCAGCGGCACCGTGGTGTGCGCGGCGTCCGGGATGCGGGAGACGAAGCCCGAGTCGACCAGGCCGACCAGCAGCACGAACAGGCCGATGCCCATCGCGATGCCCTTGCGGAGCGACCGCGGCACGGCGTTCATCACACGCTCCCGCAGCCCGGTCGCGACCAGCAGCATCACGACGATGCCGGCCAGCACGACCATGCCCATGGCGTCGGCCCAGCTCATCCGGGGGGCTAGCTGGAGGGCGACGACGGTGTTGACGCCGAGACCGGCGGCGAGCGCGATCGGCACGTTGCCGATGACACCCATCAGGAGCGTGGAGAACGCGGCCGCCAGCACGGTGGCCGTGACGAGCTGGCCACCGTTGAGCTGGTGCCCGTACATGTCCTTCGCGCTGCCGAGGATGATCGGGTTCAGCACGATGATGTACGCCATGGCGAAGAACGTGGCGAAACCGCCACGGATCTCGCGGGCGACCGTCGACCCCCGCTCGGAGATCTTGAAGTAGCGATCGAGGGTGCCGAGCGACTGCTGTGGCCCCTGAGGCTGACCGACCGGAGCGGTGGCCGAGGAAGACATGTATGACCTTCAGTCGTGCATGGGGGGATGAATGCCGTCAAAATTTGGATGTTCACACGAATGAATTGAGTCATCCATTAAGCAGATTCAGTATGAATACATAAGCCAAAGATCGCTATCTCCGCGCGTAGACCCTTGCGCCGACTGGCCCCGTAGCGCCCCCGGCTAGACTGGCCGCATGGAGAAGTGGACACCGAAGCACGAGGCACCCGAGCCCCTGGAGGGTCCCGTCGTCGCCACCATCACCGGCGGCACGATCCTCTGGTTCGTCCTCTTCCTCGTGCAGGTCCCCTTCTACGGATGGTTCGACGACCGCGGGCACGCCTGGTGGATCTGGGTCTGCCTGGCCGGTGCCGGACTGGGCCTGATCGGCATCTGGTACGTCCGGGGACGTGACGCGGCGCTCAAGCGGGCCGCCGCGCAGGCCGGTACCGGCGGGGACACCGCGCAGCACTGACGTCCGGGCGCCGGCCCCTCTGCCTCACCCTTACGGCATACCCCGCGTCATCCCGCAGACCTCGGGACCTCCCTCTCCTCCTCCGGCCTGATCTTCCGGCGCCCGGCGGGTGAATCACGCGTTCCGCCCGTACGGTCGGAATCATGACTCAGCGGGCACTCGACTCCTCCGGCGAGAAACCGGACCCCGTACCGGCCTCCACGGTGGCCGCCCCGGCGGGCGGGCTGACCACGGCGCAGGTGGCCGAACGGGTCGCCCGGGGCGAGGTCAACGACG from Streptomyces sp. NBC_01341 includes these protein-coding regions:
- a CDS encoding MarR family winged helix-turn-helix transcriptional regulator gives rise to the protein MPDLIHDGESAAAVSSLRSAVMLLGRRLKHQRVDESLSPTEMSVLGTLARCGSATPGELARKEHVQPPSMTRIVALLEAKGLVRLEPHPDDRRQKMVSRTEQAEAMLAESRSKRNAWLADLAEGLDEEEWETLRAAAPVLEKLAHL
- a CDS encoding NCS2 family permease, giving the protein MSSSATAPVGQPQGPQQSLGTLDRYFKISERGSTVAREIRGGFATFFAMAYIIVLNPIILGSAKDMYGHQLNGGQLVTATVLAAAFSTLLMGVIGNVPIALAAGLGVNTVVALQLAPRMSWADAMGMVVLAGIVVMLLVATGLRERVMNAVPRSLRKGIAMGIGLFVLLVGLVDSGFVSRIPDAAHTTVPLQLGNDGHLHGWPVLVFILGTLLTLGLIVRKVSGAILISIVVMTVLALVIEAVADLPADAWGLTVPKWPGNPVSSPDFGLIGHVSLFGGFGKVGVVTGILFVFTVLLSCFFDAMGTILGVGDEAKLMDRNGNFPGINRVLFVDGVAVAAGGLSSSSASTCFVESTAGVGEGARTGLASVVSGLLFTVALFLTPLATMVPSQAATPALIAVGFLILAGNVRDVDWSDMTLAVPAFFAMLMMPFTYSITNGIGIGCITFSVMRLVAGRGREVPTAMYVVSAVFVFYYAMPGLGLA
- a CDS encoding DUF2530 domain-containing protein, producing MEKWTPKHEAPEPLEGPVVATITGGTILWFVLFLVQVPFYGWFDDRGHAWWIWVCLAGAGLGLIGIWYVRGRDAALKRAAAQAGTGGDTAQH